From Amycolatopsis sp. YIM 10, the proteins below share one genomic window:
- a CDS encoding sensor histidine kinase KdpD yields the protein MIESDESFGAMLTHAWHILPFALLFALPVAVLGGLVLYRLRHGSLATTLTVLVVIPLVATLTGVLGVSGFMFNSTLTTMVLVCLLVALVVVPCAIVFGRAIARRSVWEREARERERAAEASRRELVAWISHDLRSPLAGIRAMAEALADGVVSEPAEVAGYAQRIGGESTRLSGMVDDLFELSRITAGALRLTMSAVPLQDVVSDTIAAQSPVAHRKRVRVEAYAQASPVVSGSDPELARIVRNLVSNAIRHTPPDGTVAVQIGVAGTEALIAVDDGCGGIPEDEIGRVFDVAFRGTRARTPERDGAGGGLGLAIAKGLVEAHKGRILVRNHGPGCRFEVHLPLA from the coding sequence ATGATCGAGTCGGACGAGTCCTTCGGCGCGATGCTCACGCACGCGTGGCACATCCTGCCGTTCGCGCTGCTGTTCGCGCTGCCGGTGGCGGTGCTGGGCGGGCTGGTGCTGTACCGGCTGCGGCACGGTTCGCTGGCCACCACGCTGACCGTGCTGGTGGTGATCCCGCTGGTCGCCACGCTGACCGGGGTGCTCGGTGTCAGCGGGTTCATGTTCAACTCGACGCTGACCACCATGGTGCTGGTGTGCCTGCTGGTCGCGCTGGTGGTGGTGCCCTGCGCGATCGTGTTCGGGCGGGCCATCGCGCGGCGCAGTGTCTGGGAGCGCGAGGCACGTGAACGCGAGCGCGCGGCCGAGGCGTCGCGCCGGGAACTGGTCGCCTGGATCAGCCACGACCTGCGCAGCCCGCTGGCCGGTATTCGCGCGATGGCCGAGGCGCTGGCGGACGGCGTGGTCTCCGAGCCGGCCGAGGTCGCCGGGTACGCGCAGCGCATCGGCGGCGAGAGCACCCGGTTGTCGGGCATGGTGGACGACCTGTTCGAGCTGTCCAGGATCACCGCGGGCGCGCTGCGGCTGACCATGTCCGCGGTGCCGCTGCAGGACGTCGTCAGCGACACGATCGCCGCGCAGAGCCCGGTGGCGCACCGGAAGCGCGTGCGCGTGGAGGCGTACGCGCAGGCGTCACCGGTGGTCAGCGGCAGCGACCCGGAACTGGCGCGGATCGTGCGGAACCTGGTGTCGAACGCGATCCGGCACACCCCGCCGGACGGCACGGTCGCGGTGCAGATCGGCGTGGCCGGCACGGAGGCGCTGATCGCCGTGGACGATGGGTGCGGCGGCATTCCCGAGGACGAGATCGGCCGGGTCTTCGATGTCGCCTTCCGCGGCACGCGTGCCCGCACACCCGAACGCGACGGCGCCGGCGGCGGGCTCGGGCTGGCCATCGCGAAGGGCCTGGTGGAGGCACACAAGGGCCGGATCCTGGTGCGCAACCACGGCCCCGGCTGCCGGTTCGAGGTGCACCTGCCGCTGGCCTAG
- a CDS encoding S1C family serine protease: MTENDPHGQGPEAQDKPDNSAGNEYAAPNPWSAQSAHSEQPQHNPYAATPGQQYYQQYQPTGTAVYPPPQQHQQQRGQGAGKLVAGVAVLALLVGGGAGAVGGYLASDGSTSSASSLEAPQPARQTGNAPAGSVEAVAQKVSPSVVQLQVVGRGGQANGGSGFVIDGNGYVLTNNHVVENAANGGGQIQIVFQDGRKAPATVVGRDPSSDVAVVKAEGVSGLTPVELGRSDDLKVGQGVVAIGSPFELSGTVTSGIVSALHRPVKAGGDQGSQATVMDAVQTDAAINPGNSGGPLANMAGQIVGINSAIYSPPSSGQSQGGNVGIGFAIPIDQARRTADEIIKTGKATQTFIGATVTDAPEGGAAIREITPGSPAEQAGLKAGDVVTKIDERLVDSSDALVAAIRTKTPGDKVKLTLASNNVIEVTLGGQPVPTN; this comes from the coding sequence ATGACCGAGAACGACCCGCACGGCCAGGGGCCGGAAGCTCAGGACAAGCCGGATAACTCCGCTGGGAACGAGTACGCCGCGCCGAACCCGTGGTCGGCGCAGAGCGCGCATTCGGAGCAGCCGCAGCACAATCCGTACGCGGCGACTCCCGGTCAGCAGTACTACCAGCAGTACCAGCCGACGGGCACCGCCGTTTACCCACCGCCGCAGCAGCACCAGCAGCAGCGCGGCCAGGGCGCGGGCAAGCTGGTCGCCGGGGTGGCCGTGCTGGCGCTGCTCGTCGGCGGTGGCGCGGGCGCGGTCGGCGGTTACCTGGCTTCCGACGGCTCGACCTCGTCGGCCAGTTCGCTCGAAGCACCGCAACCGGCCAGGCAGACCGGCAACGCACCGGCCGGCTCGGTGGAAGCGGTGGCGCAGAAGGTTTCGCCGAGCGTGGTCCAGCTGCAGGTGGTCGGCCGGGGTGGCCAGGCCAACGGCGGCTCGGGCTTCGTCATCGACGGCAACGGCTACGTCCTGACCAACAACCACGTGGTGGAGAACGCCGCGAACGGTGGCGGGCAGATCCAGATCGTGTTCCAGGACGGGCGCAAGGCCCCGGCGACCGTGGTCGGCCGCGACCCCAGTTCCGACGTGGCGGTGGTGAAGGCCGAGGGCGTCAGCGGGCTGACCCCGGTCGAGCTCGGCCGCTCCGACGATCTGAAGGTCGGCCAGGGCGTGGTCGCCATCGGCTCGCCGTTCGAGCTGTCCGGCACGGTCACCTCGGGCATCGTCAGCGCGCTGCACCGGCCGGTGAAGGCGGGCGGCGACCAGGGCAGCCAGGCCACCGTGATGGACGCGGTGCAGACCGACGCGGCGATCAACCCCGGCAACTCGGGTGGTCCGCTGGCGAACATGGCCGGGCAGATCGTCGGCATCAACTCGGCCATCTACAGCCCGCCGAGCAGCGGGCAGTCGCAGGGCGGCAACGTGGGCATCGGCTTCGCCATCCCGATCGACCAGGCGCGCCGCACCGCGGACGAGATCATCAAGACCGGCAAGGCCACCCAGACCTTCATCGGCGCCACGGTGACCGACGCGCCGGAGGGCGGCGCGGCGATCCGCGAGATCACCCCGGGCAGCCCCGCCGAGCAGGCCGGGCTCAAGGCGGGCGACGTGGTGACCAAGATCGACGAGCGGCTGGTGGACAGCTCGGACGCGCTGGTCGCGGCGATCCGCACGAAGACACCCGGCGACAAAGTGAAGCTGACGCTGGCCTCGAACAACGTCATCGAGGTGACCCTCGGCGGCCAGCCGGTGCCGACCAACTAA
- a CDS encoding response regulator transcription factor, with the protein MTQESGRVLVVDDDETVRDVVRRYLEVAGFTVEVAGTGEEGLRLFAERTPDLVVLDVMMPGISGLEVCRRLRQTSQVPVVLLTALGEEENRIAGLELGADDYVTKPFSPRELALRVISVLRRARLPSRPAAPAEELRDGDLVLRTTARDATLGGVVLPLTAREFDLLAFFLSHPGTAFSRTDLLEKVWGWDFGDQSTVTVHVRRLREKIEPRPAKPVRVATVWGVGYRYDPVAK; encoded by the coding sequence ATGACGCAGGAGAGCGGGCGGGTGCTCGTGGTCGACGACGACGAGACCGTGCGCGACGTGGTGCGCCGGTATCTGGAGGTCGCCGGGTTCACCGTCGAGGTCGCGGGCACCGGCGAGGAGGGCCTCCGGCTGTTCGCCGAGCGGACGCCCGACCTGGTGGTGCTCGACGTGATGATGCCGGGCATCAGCGGGCTGGAGGTGTGCCGCCGGCTGCGGCAGACCAGCCAGGTGCCGGTGGTGCTGCTGACCGCGCTCGGCGAGGAGGAGAACCGGATCGCCGGGCTCGAACTCGGCGCCGACGACTACGTGACCAAGCCGTTCAGCCCGCGTGAACTGGCGTTGCGGGTGATCTCGGTGCTGCGCCGGGCGCGCCTGCCGAGCCGTCCCGCCGCTCCGGCCGAGGAACTGCGCGACGGCGACCTGGTGCTGCGGACCACCGCGCGCGACGCCACGCTCGGCGGGGTCGTCCTGCCGCTGACCGCGCGCGAGTTCGACCTGCTGGCGTTCTTCCTGAGCCATCCCGGCACCGCCTTCTCCCGCACCGACCTGCTGGAGAAGGTCTGGGGCTGGGACTTCGGCGACCAGTCGACGGTGACCGTCCACGTGCGACGGTTGCGCGAGAAGATCGAGCCCCGGCCGGCGAAACCCGTGCGCGTGGCCACGGTGTGGGGCGTCGGCTACCGCTACGACCCGGTGGCGAAATGA
- a CDS encoding DeoR/GlpR family DNA-binding transcription regulator — MLARQRQAVILEEARRTGAVRVSDLVGRLGVSDMTVRRDLDVLASRGLVEKVYGGATSVVGKSTDEPGFEAKSVRQRAQKEAIAALAAGLVKPGTAIGISAGTTTWTLARALDAVPGLTIVTNSIQVADVLRGSSQADRTVVLTGGVRTPSDALVGPVAVNSLRSLHLDVVFLGVHGMADGPGFTTPNLTESETDRALVEAGRRLVVLADHTKWEIVGISTIADLDEADVVVSDDGLSERAIEILREKAGELIIANVPGDDE, encoded by the coding sequence GTGCTGGCGCGGCAGCGACAGGCGGTGATCCTCGAAGAGGCGCGGCGGACCGGTGCGGTCCGGGTCAGCGACCTCGTCGGCAGGCTGGGCGTATCCGACATGACGGTGCGCCGCGATCTCGACGTGCTCGCCAGCCGCGGGCTGGTGGAGAAGGTCTACGGCGGCGCCACCTCGGTGGTCGGCAAGAGCACCGACGAGCCGGGCTTCGAGGCGAAGTCCGTGCGCCAGCGCGCCCAGAAGGAGGCCATCGCCGCGCTCGCCGCCGGCCTGGTCAAGCCGGGCACGGCGATCGGCATCTCGGCGGGCACCACCACCTGGACCCTGGCCAGGGCGCTGGACGCGGTGCCGGGCCTGACCATCGTGACGAACTCGATCCAGGTCGCCGACGTGCTGCGCGGGTCGAGCCAGGCCGACCGCACCGTGGTGCTGACCGGCGGGGTGCGGACCCCGTCGGACGCGCTGGTCGGCCCGGTCGCGGTGAACAGCCTGCGCTCCCTGCACCTCGACGTGGTCTTCCTCGGTGTGCACGGCATGGCCGACGGGCCCGGCTTCACCACACCGAACCTGACCGAGAGCGAGACCGACCGGGCGCTCGTCGAAGCGGGCCGCCGCCTGGTGGTGCTCGCCGACCACACCAAGTGGGAGATCGTCGGCATCTCCACCATCGCCGATCTGGACGAGGCCGACGTCGTGGTCAGCGACGACGGGCTGTCCGAGCGCGCCATCGAAATCCTCCGTGAGAAAGCTGGAGAGTTGATCATCGCGAATGTGCCGGGGGACGACGAGTGA
- a CDS encoding methyltransferase domain-containing protein: MTAFDTGLLGGPCWLESGTGERIRLPAERWTEEPGAGDELLLGRCTGPTIDLGCGPGRLTAALTARGITALGVDHSAVAIRLTRARGAVALRRDVFRPLPGEGRWRHVLLADGNLGIGGDPVALLDRVHRLLSADGTALVELDPPGRGLKRSEVRIGTGSWFPWAWVGADALGELAARTGFRPEWTATSGQRWFAELRRR, from the coding sequence ATGACCGCCTTCGACACCGGCCTGCTCGGCGGCCCGTGCTGGCTGGAATCCGGGACGGGCGAACGCATCCGGCTGCCGGCGGAACGCTGGACCGAGGAGCCGGGCGCGGGCGACGAACTGCTGCTCGGCCGCTGCACCGGTCCGACGATCGACCTCGGGTGCGGGCCGGGACGGCTCACCGCCGCGCTGACCGCGCGCGGGATCACCGCGCTGGGCGTCGACCATTCCGCCGTGGCCATCCGCCTGACCAGAGCACGCGGCGCGGTCGCACTGCGCCGCGACGTGTTCCGCCCGCTGCCCGGTGAAGGGCGCTGGCGGCACGTCCTGCTCGCCGACGGCAATCTCGGCATCGGCGGTGACCCGGTGGCCCTGCTCGACCGCGTCCACCGCCTGCTCAGCGCCGATGGCACAGCGCTGGTGGAACTCGATCCGCCCGGCCGTGGTCTGAAGCGGAGCGAGGTCCGCATCGGCACCGGTTCCTGGTTCCCGTGGGCCTGGGTCGGCGCGGACGCGCTCGGTGAACTCGCAGCCCGCACCGGCTTCCGTCCGGAATGGACAGCGACCAGCGGGCAACGCTGGTTCGCCGAACTGAGGCGGCGATGA
- a CDS encoding DUF2064 domain-containing protein has protein sequence MNWFALLVVAKAPVPGFAKTRLCPPATPEQAAGIAAASLLDTLDAVLATPGAVPVVAFTGELAAAANRAELTEALGRTTVLPQRGNTFGERLANAHADTAAHFPGLPVLQIGMDTPQVTPALLVATAARLDEREAVLGPADDGGWWALGLRDPLKARALTEVPMSTPDTGALTRKALGLTVDIGTRLSDVDTMADAVAVASRTHGRFATAVLA, from the coding sequence GTGAACTGGTTCGCCCTACTGGTCGTCGCGAAGGCTCCCGTACCCGGATTCGCCAAGACCCGCCTGTGCCCGCCCGCGACCCCCGAACAGGCCGCCGGGATCGCCGCCGCGTCGCTGCTCGACACGCTCGACGCCGTGCTCGCCACCCCCGGCGCGGTCCCGGTCGTCGCCTTCACGGGCGAACTGGCCGCGGCCGCGAACCGCGCCGAACTCACCGAGGCGCTCGGGCGTACCACCGTTCTTCCCCAGCGCGGCAACACCTTCGGCGAACGGCTGGCCAACGCGCACGCCGACACCGCAGCGCACTTCCCCGGCCTGCCCGTGCTGCAGATCGGCATGGACACCCCGCAGGTCACACCGGCTCTCCTGGTCGCCACGGCCGCCCGGCTCGACGAACGGGAGGCCGTGCTCGGCCCGGCCGACGACGGCGGCTGGTGGGCGCTGGGCCTGCGCGACCCGCTGAAAGCCCGCGCGCTCACCGAGGTACCGATGTCCACACCGGACACCGGCGCGCTCACCCGGAAGGCACTGGGGCTCACCGTCGACATCGGCACCAGGTTGTCCGATGTGGACACCATGGCGGACGCGGTCGCGGTGGCGTCACGAACGCACGGCCGCTTCGCCACGGCGGTGCTGGCATGA
- a CDS encoding cell wall metabolism sensor histidine kinase WalK, with protein MSLGFRVTMLAAVCVAGAVALASFGAYFTVRDNLYSQIDESLNSRASTVLNDPDVVRTGGAEIPGYIFKLADVQFDVIYPNGESALRDQVTGRPPIGQPERQVAARTGGPSIRTDGKTDSRVLAVPYEVTGGTPLALIIAQPLEGTKRTLNELSVVLLLIGGAGIIVAALAGTVVARGGLRPVERLTQATERVAKTGDLTPIPVSGDDELARLTHSFNTMLGTVAESQERQRQLVADAGHELRTPLTSLRTNLELLLAANRAGAPKLSDTDRADIEADIGAQLDELTQLIGDLVELARADEPRAQFERVELVEVVERALDRARRRAGDIEFDVDLRPWVLSGDSSSLERAVMNLLDNAVKFSPPDGHVRLRLYPLGDGTAVVEVADSGPGIAEEDLPKVFDRFYRSSEARTLPGSGLGLAIVKQAAERHGGTVYAGQAPGGGALLTIRLPGVPG; from the coding sequence ATGTCGCTCGGCTTCCGGGTCACCATGCTCGCCGCGGTCTGCGTCGCCGGCGCGGTCGCACTGGCCTCGTTCGGGGCCTACTTCACCGTGCGCGACAACCTGTACAGCCAGATCGACGAGAGTCTGAACTCCCGCGCCAGCACCGTGCTCAACGACCCCGACGTGGTGCGCACGGGCGGCGCCGAGATCCCCGGTTACATCTTCAAGCTGGCCGACGTGCAGTTCGACGTCATCTACCCGAACGGCGAGAGCGCGCTGCGCGACCAGGTCACCGGGCGACCGCCGATCGGGCAGCCGGAGCGGCAGGTCGCGGCCAGGACCGGTGGCCCGTCGATCCGCACCGACGGCAAAACCGACTCGCGCGTGCTCGCCGTGCCGTACGAGGTCACCGGCGGCACGCCGCTCGCGTTGATCATCGCCCAGCCGCTCGAAGGCACCAAGCGCACGCTGAACGAGCTGTCCGTGGTGCTCCTGCTGATCGGCGGCGCGGGCATCATCGTCGCCGCGCTGGCGGGCACCGTGGTGGCCCGCGGCGGGCTCCGGCCGGTCGAGCGGCTCACCCAGGCGACCGAGCGGGTGGCGAAGACCGGCGACCTCACGCCGATCCCGGTCAGCGGGGACGACGAGCTGGCCAGGCTGACGCACAGCTTCAACACCATGCTCGGCACGGTCGCCGAGTCGCAGGAGAGACAACGCCAGCTGGTCGCGGACGCCGGGCACGAGCTCCGCACCCCGCTGACCTCGCTGCGCACCAACCTCGAACTGCTGCTCGCGGCGAACCGGGCGGGCGCGCCGAAGCTGTCCGACACCGACCGGGCGGACATCGAGGCCGACATCGGCGCCCAGCTCGACGAGCTGACCCAGTTGATCGGCGACCTGGTCGAGCTGGCGCGGGCCGACGAGCCGCGGGCGCAGTTCGAGCGGGTGGAGCTGGTCGAGGTGGTCGAGCGGGCGCTGGACCGGGCCCGGCGTCGCGCCGGTGACATCGAGTTCGACGTGGACCTGCGGCCGTGGGTGCTCAGCGGCGACTCCAGCTCGCTCGAACGCGCGGTGATGAACCTGCTGGACAACGCGGTGAAGTTCTCCCCGCCGGACGGGCACGTGCGGCTGCGGCTGTACCCGCTCGGCGACGGCACGGCGGTGGTCGAGGTCGCCGACTCCGGCCCCGGCATCGCCGAGGAGGACCTGCCGAAGGTGTTCGATCGGTTCTACCGCTCGTCCGAAGCCCGTACGCTGCCCGGGTCCGGCCTGGGCCTGGCCATCGTCAAGCAGGCCGCGGAACGCCACGGCGGCACGGTGTACGCGGGGCAGGCGCCCGGCGGCGGTGCGCTGCTGACCATCCGACTCCCCGGGGTGCCCGGCTGA
- a CDS encoding glycosyltransferase family 2 protein, protein MVDVILPCLDEAAALPGVLGALPDGYRAIVVDNGSGDGSPEIAAGLGAKVVHEPRRGYGAAVHSGLEAATAELVAFLDADGSLDPRELPVLVAAVRDGADLAVGRRVPTSSNAWPWHARAGNAALAALLRRRGLGVSDIAPMRVARREHLLSLQITDRAFGYPLELLVKAGRADWRIDEFEVSYGERAKGTKSKVSGSVRGTLRAVRDMGRVLAR, encoded by the coding sequence ATGGTCGACGTGATACTTCCCTGTCTCGACGAAGCGGCCGCGCTGCCCGGGGTCCTCGGCGCGCTGCCCGATGGTTACCGCGCGATCGTGGTCGACAACGGCTCCGGTGACGGTTCGCCGGAGATCGCCGCGGGTCTCGGCGCGAAGGTGGTGCACGAACCGCGACGCGGCTACGGTGCAGCCGTCCATAGTGGACTCGAAGCGGCGACGGCCGAGCTGGTCGCCTTCCTCGACGCCGACGGTTCGCTGGATCCCCGCGAGCTGCCCGTGCTGGTGGCGGCCGTCCGGGACGGCGCCGACCTGGCCGTGGGCCGCCGGGTTCCGACGAGCAGCAACGCCTGGCCGTGGCACGCGAGAGCGGGCAACGCGGCGCTCGCGGCCTTGCTGCGCCGTCGCGGCCTCGGCGTCAGCGACATCGCGCCGATGCGCGTTGCCCGGCGAGAGCACCTGCTCTCGTTGCAGATCACTGATCGCGCTTTCGGGTATCCGCTGGAACTGCTGGTGAAGGCCGGTCGAGCAGACTGGCGGATCGACGAGTTCGAGGTCAGCTACGGCGAACGCGCCAAGGGCACCAAGTCGAAGGTTTCCGGGTCGGTGCGCGGCACGCTGCGCGCGGTCCGCGACATGGGTCGGGTGCTGGCCCGGTGA
- a CDS encoding response regulator transcription factor → MRILVVDDDRAVRESLRRSLEFNGYQVELASDGAMALESIIANRPDAMVLDVMMPRLDGLEVARRLRSTGDDLPILVLTARDTVSDRVSGLDAGADDYLPKPFALEELLARLRALLRRASPEAQPGQQVETLSFADLTLDPGTREVRRGDREISLTRTEFALMELFLSYPKHVLTRGRILEEVWGYDFPTSGNALEVYVGYLRRKTEAGGEPRLIHTVRGVGYVLRETPP, encoded by the coding sequence ATGCGCATTCTCGTTGTCGACGACGACCGGGCGGTCCGCGAGTCGCTTCGCCGCTCCCTGGAGTTCAACGGCTACCAGGTCGAACTGGCCAGCGACGGTGCGATGGCCCTCGAGTCGATCATCGCCAACCGGCCGGACGCGATGGTGCTCGACGTGATGATGCCCCGTCTCGACGGCCTCGAGGTGGCCCGCCGCCTCCGCTCCACCGGCGACGACCTGCCGATCCTCGTGCTCACCGCCCGCGACACCGTCTCCGACCGGGTGTCCGGTCTGGACGCCGGTGCCGACGACTACCTGCCCAAGCCGTTCGCGCTGGAGGAGCTGCTCGCCCGCCTGCGAGCCCTGCTCCGCCGCGCCAGTCCGGAGGCGCAGCCCGGCCAGCAGGTCGAGACGCTCTCCTTCGCCGACCTCACCCTCGACCCCGGCACCCGCGAGGTCCGCCGCGGCGACCGCGAGATCAGCCTGACCCGCACCGAGTTCGCGCTGATGGAGCTGTTCCTCTCCTACCCGAAGCACGTGCTCACCCGTGGCCGCATCCTCGAGGAGGTCTGGGGCTACGACTTCCCGACCTCGGGCAACGCGCTCGAGGTCTACGTCGGCTACCTGCGGCGCAAGACCGAGGCCGGCGGTGAACCCCGGCTCATCCACACCGTGCGCGGTGTCGGTTACGTGCTCCGCGAGACCCCACCGTGA
- the galT gene encoding galactose-1-phosphate uridylyltransferase, which yields MRRTSHKLADGREIIYFDADEHAPPRTAVDTRDLPPVAAASEIRLDPLTGEWVAMAAHRQTRTYKPPADLCPLCPSKPGKPSEIPESDYEVAVFENRFPSFAQGVSGVESIVDGMPMVPLAPGRGRCEVVCFTSDHDRSFGQLSRRQVRTVVEAWADRTAELSGLDGVRQVFPFENRGEEIGVTLHHPHGQIYAYPFVTPKTARMLEVARAYQAEHGRHVLGDVLAAERAAGERVVARGEHWTAFVPPAARWPVQVQVVPHRQVPDIPALTDAERDDFASVYLEVLGRCDALYNRPLPYVAGWHQAPVGAGREDWWLHLELFSVLRSKDKLKYLAGSESGMAVWVNDTTPEQIAERLRAAR from the coding sequence GTGAGGCGCACGTCGCACAAGCTCGCGGACGGCCGGGAGATCATTTACTTCGACGCCGACGAGCACGCCCCGCCGCGCACCGCGGTGGACACCAGGGACCTGCCGCCGGTGGCGGCGGCCTCGGAGATCCGGCTCGACCCGCTCACCGGCGAATGGGTGGCGATGGCGGCGCACCGCCAGACCCGCACCTACAAGCCACCTGCCGATCTCTGCCCGCTGTGCCCGAGCAAGCCGGGAAAACCCAGTGAGATCCCGGAATCCGACTACGAGGTGGCGGTTTTCGAGAACCGCTTCCCGTCCTTCGCCCAGGGCGTCTCCGGTGTCGAGTCCATTGTGGACGGCATGCCGATGGTGCCGCTGGCGCCCGGCCGCGGCCGCTGCGAGGTGGTCTGCTTCACCAGCGACCACGACCGCTCGTTCGGTCAGCTGAGCCGGCGCCAGGTGCGCACCGTGGTCGAGGCGTGGGCCGACCGCACCGCCGAGTTGTCCGGTTTGGACGGTGTGCGCCAGGTCTTCCCGTTCGAGAACCGGGGTGAGGAGATCGGCGTCACCCTGCACCACCCGCACGGGCAGATCTACGCCTATCCGTTCGTCACCCCGAAAACCGCCAGGATGCTGGAAGTGGCGCGCGCGTACCAGGCCGAGCACGGCAGGCACGTGCTCGGTGACGTGCTCGCCGCCGAGCGGGCCGCGGGGGAACGGGTGGTCGCGCGCGGTGAGCACTGGACCGCGTTCGTGCCGCCCGCCGCGCGCTGGCCGGTCCAGGTCCAGGTGGTGCCGCACCGGCAGGTGCCCGACATCCCGGCGCTCACCGACGCCGAGCGCGACGACTTCGCGTCCGTCTACTTGGAAGTGCTGGGCCGGTGTGACGCGCTTTACAACCGCCCGCTGCCGTACGTGGCCGGCTGGCACCAGGCCCCGGTCGGCGCGGGTCGCGAGGACTGGTGGCTGCACCTCGAACTGTTCTCCGTGCTGCGGAGCAAGGACAAGTTGAAGTACCTTGCCGGTTCGGAGTCCGGGATGGCGGTCTGGGTGAACGACACCACCCCGGAGCAGATAGCGGAGAGGCTGCGCGCCGCGCGCTGA
- a CDS encoding molybdopterin-dependent oxidoreductase, giving the protein MNRFRAAAHSPAVTSRIGAALGIAFLLCFLTGLLSHLIQHPPSWFTWPSRPVQLYRITQGLHVISGIASIPLLLAKLWTVYPKLFEKPAVRSIPHALERLSILVLSGAAFFEVVTGLLNVAQNYPWDFYFPSLHYAVAWIAVGSVVVHVAVKLPIIRGPKEPEEPAPGLSRRGFLRSTWLVTGVAVVATAGATVPLLRNVSGLSWRSGRDLPVNRTAAAAGVLATAQDPNWRLEIVTATGMKSFSRNELAALPQTTAELPIACVEGWSQSAVWSGVSFADLLRAAGAGPGADVRVLSLERNGLYATSELPGTHTADPLTLLALTLNGEVLPPDHGYPCRVIAPNRPGVLQTKWVRRLEVR; this is encoded by the coding sequence ATGAACCGCTTCCGCGCCGCGGCGCACTCCCCGGCGGTGACCTCGCGGATCGGCGCCGCGCTCGGCATCGCGTTCCTGCTGTGCTTTCTCACCGGCCTGCTCAGCCACCTCATCCAGCATCCGCCTTCGTGGTTCACCTGGCCGAGCCGCCCGGTCCAGCTGTACCGGATCACGCAGGGCTTGCACGTCATCTCCGGGATCGCCTCGATCCCACTGCTGCTGGCGAAGCTGTGGACGGTCTACCCGAAGCTGTTCGAGAAGCCGGCGGTGCGGTCGATCCCGCACGCGCTGGAACGACTGTCGATCCTGGTGCTGTCCGGGGCGGCCTTCTTCGAGGTGGTCACGGGCCTGCTGAACGTGGCGCAGAACTACCCGTGGGACTTCTACTTCCCGTCGCTGCACTACGCGGTCGCCTGGATCGCGGTCGGTTCGGTGGTGGTGCACGTCGCGGTCAAGCTGCCGATCATCCGCGGGCCGAAGGAACCGGAGGAGCCCGCGCCGGGGTTGTCCCGGCGGGGTTTCCTGCGGTCCACGTGGCTGGTCACCGGAGTGGCCGTGGTCGCCACCGCGGGTGCGACGGTTCCCTTGCTGCGCAACGTCTCCGGGCTGTCGTGGCGGTCGGGCCGGGACCTGCCGGTGAACCGGACCGCGGCCGCGGCGGGCGTGCTCGCCACGGCGCAGGACCCGAACTGGCGACTGGAGATCGTCACCGCCACCGGAATGAAGTCCTTCTCCCGCAACGAACTCGCCGCGCTTCCGCAGACCACCGCGGAACTGCCGATCGCCTGTGTCGAGGGCTGGAGCCAGTCGGCGGTGTGGAGCGGGGTCTCGTTCGCCGATCTGCTGCGTGCCGCCGGCGCCGGGCCAGGTGCCGACGTACGCGTGCTTTCCCTGGAGCGCAACGGTTTGTACGCCACGAGCGAGTTGCCGGGCACGCACACCGCCGACCCGCTGACCCTGCTCGCGCTCACCCTGAACGGCGAGGTGCTGCCGCCCGACCACGGTTATCCGTGCCGGGTGATCGCCCCGAACCGGCCGGGTGTGCTGCAGACGAAGTGGGTCCGCCGCCTGGAGGTCCGATGA